The following are from one region of the Polyangiaceae bacterium genome:
- a CDS encoding beta-lactamase family protein has protein sequence MTPDRRSELDALCRREVVEAGVAPAAVVAVAAGPRLAVGAGGQRRRGPSEPAAPEMPFDLASVSKPVFAATAVRRARRGELDLDAPLGRWLPEACDTPSADVPLALLLSHRAGLVAHQTLFAPLVAQRGLQRSDLLRQAAAGRRAECSGPPPPAGFAPLYSDLGYLLAGEAVARAAALSLDELIAREVTEPLGLEMGSARQWLARDAQRFFRAAPTEIVPWRGGELCGVVHDENAWALAGHGAAGHAGLFGTAEAVCRFGVALLDALAGRDDAWLRREDVEWMVKPRPGGDLRAGFDGKSATGSSAGDRASAQAFGHLGFTGTSLWCDPATERAMVVLTNRVHPSREHIAIRSARPKLHDALAAVPLD, from the coding sequence TTGACCCCTGATCGACGAAGCGAGCTCGATGCCCTGTGCCGCCGCGAGGTGGTGGAGGCGGGTGTGGCGCCCGCCGCGGTGGTTGCGGTGGCGGCCGGCCCTCGGCTGGCGGTGGGCGCCGGCGGCCAGCGGCGGCGAGGGCCTTCCGAGCCGGCGGCGCCCGAAATGCCCTTCGATCTCGCCTCCGTCAGCAAGCCCGTGTTCGCCGCTACGGCGGTCCGGCGGGCCCGGAGGGGGGAGCTCGACCTGGACGCGCCCCTCGGCCGCTGGCTGCCGGAAGCCTGCGACACCCCCAGCGCCGACGTGCCGCTCGCGCTGCTGCTCTCCCACCGTGCGGGGTTGGTCGCCCACCAGACGCTGTTCGCGCCCCTTGTCGCCCAGCGGGGCCTGCAGCGAAGCGATCTGCTGCGCCAAGCCGCCGCGGGCCGGCGCGCCGAGTGCAGCGGACCTCCGCCACCGGCGGGTTTCGCGCCACTGTACAGCGACCTCGGCTATCTGCTGGCCGGCGAAGCCGTGGCGCGAGCGGCGGCGCTCTCCCTCGACGAGCTGATCGCCCGGGAAGTGACGGAACCCCTGGGCCTGGAGATGGGCTCCGCGCGCCAGTGGCTCGCGCGCGACGCGCAGCGTTTTTTCCGCGCCGCACCAACAGAAATCGTCCCTTGGCGGGGAGGAGAGCTGTGTGGTGTGGTGCACGACGAGAACGCTTGGGCGCTGGCAGGGCACGGCGCCGCAGGGCACGCGGGATTGTTCGGCACCGCGGAAGCCGTGTGCCGTTTCGGCGTGGCGTTGCTCGACGCCCTCGCCGGTCGAGACGACGCTTGGCTCCGGCGCGAGGACGTGGAGTGGATGGTGAAGCCGCGACCGGGCGGCGATCTGCGCGCCGGGTTCGACGGCAAGAGCGCGACGGGCTCGAGCGCGGGGGACCGTGCCAGCGCCCAGGCCTTCGGCCACCTGGGCTTCACGGGCACCAGTCTGTGGTGCGATCCCGCGACGGAGCGCGCGATGGTGGTGCTCACCAACCGCGTCCACCCGAGCCGGGAGCACATCGCCATCCGCAGCGCCCGGCCGAAGCTCCACGATGCGCTGGCCGCGGTGCCGCTGGATTGA
- a CDS encoding SDR family oxidoreductase yields the protein MAKKGYDNVVLLTGFPNFRAKRMLEHLVLSEPKTLVYAVVQSKFESVAKAALAALPKDQRERVVFISGDAAAMDLGLSGKEYREIAQAIDRIHHMAQVTYPGAPADMAEHVNIGAMREIVEIGRMAKNLSCVAVHSSASVSGNRTGLVLESELNAGQTFRTPVEETLARAERLARMHMDDLPIVVFRPTQIVGDSSSGEVDRFDGPYLLILLIVSSPQELPVPLPTRGDAPMNLVPIDYVVQVAHRIACHPEARGRTFHIADVRPLTVRRVFELVANSGGKRLPGGFIPSRVTKALLSAPGVNLLSKSPRAFVDLLTTPVRYDTRNTDELLAGSDIVCPPFEDYVDALVAYVKRRLQERRQLGEETEIEDALL from the coding sequence ATGGCAAAAAAAGGCTACGACAACGTCGTCCTGCTCACGGGCTTCCCGAACTTCCGGGCCAAGCGAATGCTCGAGCACCTGGTGCTGAGCGAGCCGAAGACGCTGGTGTACGCGGTGGTGCAGAGCAAATTCGAGAGCGTGGCGAAGGCCGCGCTCGCGGCGCTGCCCAAGGACCAACGAGAGCGCGTGGTGTTCATCTCCGGAGACGCCGCGGCGATGGACCTCGGGCTGAGCGGCAAGGAGTACCGCGAGATCGCCCAGGCCATCGATCGCATCCACCACATGGCGCAGGTGACCTACCCCGGCGCTCCCGCGGACATGGCGGAGCACGTGAACATCGGCGCCATGCGTGAGATCGTGGAAATCGGACGCATGGCCAAGAACCTGAGCTGCGTGGCCGTGCACTCCAGCGCTTCGGTGAGCGGCAACCGCACCGGGCTCGTCCTCGAGAGCGAGCTCAACGCGGGGCAGACCTTCCGCACCCCGGTGGAGGAGACGTTGGCGCGGGCCGAGCGGCTGGCGCGCATGCACATGGACGATCTGCCCATCGTGGTGTTTCGGCCCACGCAGATCGTGGGGGACTCCAGCAGCGGGGAGGTGGATCGCTTCGATGGGCCCTACCTCTTGATCTTGTTGATCGTGAGCTCGCCTCAAGAGCTGCCGGTGCCGCTGCCCACCCGTGGGGACGCGCCGATGAACCTGGTGCCCATCGACTACGTGGTGCAGGTCGCTCATCGCATTGCCTGTCACCCCGAGGCCCGTGGCCGCACCTTCCACATCGCCGACGTGCGGCCGCTCACGGTGCGGCGCGTGTTCGAGCTGGTCGCCAACAGCGGCGGCAAGCGTTTGCCGGGGGGCTTCATACCGTCGCGCGTGACCAAGGCGCTTTTGAGCGCGCCGGGGGTGAACCTGCTCTCGAAGAGTCCGCGCGCCTTCGTGGATCTACTCACCACACCGGTGCGCTACGACACGCGCAACACCGACGAGCTCCTCGCCGGTAGCGACATCGTGTGTCCCCCCTTCGAGGACTACGTGGACGCGCTCGTGGCCTACGTGAAGCGTCGCCTCCAGGAGCGACGCCAGCTCGGAGAAGAGACGGAGATTGAGGACGCACTCCTTTGA
- the ssb gene encoding single-stranded DNA-binding protein codes for MAEGLNRVFLLGNLGADPELRMTNSGTAVLKMRLATTESYVDRNRVRQERTEWHNVVVWGKRAEALGKFLSKGTRLFVEGGLRTSSYDDRDGNKRYRTEIVATEIILAGGGSRGGGGGGGGGGGGGYGGGGGGGGGRDSGPPDDGGYDDADYGGGGGDDDIPF; via the coding sequence ATGGCTGAAGGTCTGAACCGCGTCTTCTTGCTTGGCAACCTCGGTGCCGATCCCGAGCTGCGCATGACCAACTCGGGAACGGCCGTGCTCAAGATGCGGCTCGCCACCACCGAGTCCTACGTCGACCGCAATCGCGTGCGCCAAGAGCGTACGGAGTGGCACAACGTCGTGGTGTGGGGGAAGCGCGCCGAGGCTCTCGGAAAGTTCTTGAGCAAGGGCACCCGCCTGTTCGTGGAGGGCGGCCTGCGGACCAGCAGCTACGACGACCGGGACGGCAACAAACGCTACCGCACGGAAATCGTCGCGACCGAAATCATCCTGGCCGGCGGCGGCAGTCGCGGCGGCGGCGGCGGTGGTGGCGGCGGTGGTGGTGGGGGCTACGGCGGCGGTGGCGGTGGCGGGGGCGGCCGCGACAGCGGACCTCCGGACGACGGTGGCTATGACGACGCGGACTACGGCGGCGGTGGCGGTGACGACGACATCCCGTTCTGA
- a CDS encoding protein kinase, protein MAGTPAPDEVVAGKYRLTTMLGQGGMGSVWEGVHQTLGTRVAIKFIENDYVESEEARQRFVNEAQAAARLRSKHVVQVFDQGVMADGRPYIVMEFLSGEPLDQRLERVGRLSLPETAVIIGQVCRALIKAHEAGIVHRDMKPENIFLVHDDEDGTEIAKVVDFGIAKFTDASLGVSNATRTGSVLGTPYYMSPEQARGLRTVDHRADLWSLGVIAYRCVTGSLPFKGEAVGDLLVKICTAPLPVPSQTVPELAGPFDSWFAHALGREPEERFQSARELGEALTQAAGLPPRAPMPSAVGLALASGPHPAITPSGPSHTPPTLMASPAHTAAAFTHNAIPTKRGAPIGLIAAAVAGLLVMGIVGVLVLRAVTAEAAPEPAASTGAPEASAVTTLRTSELPSSSAPDVSPTVAEPPASASAASEPDPSTKPVAKPAVKPTSKPTATAKPTAKPTATAKPTVTAKPTATAKPTSTGKPQGVDLGY, encoded by the coding sequence ATGGCAGGGACTCCCGCGCCCGACGAGGTCGTCGCCGGCAAGTATCGTCTGACGACGATGCTCGGACAGGGCGGCATGGGGTCCGTGTGGGAGGGCGTTCACCAGACCCTCGGCACCCGCGTCGCCATCAAGTTCATCGAGAACGACTACGTGGAGAGCGAAGAAGCGCGACAGCGCTTCGTGAACGAGGCTCAGGCTGCTGCTCGGCTGCGGAGCAAGCACGTGGTTCAGGTGTTCGATCAGGGCGTGATGGCGGACGGGCGGCCCTACATCGTGATGGAGTTCTTGAGCGGTGAGCCCCTCGACCAGAGGCTCGAACGCGTCGGACGTCTGTCGCTGCCCGAGACCGCGGTAATCATCGGACAGGTGTGCCGGGCGCTGATCAAGGCCCACGAGGCCGGCATCGTGCACCGGGACATGAAGCCGGAGAACATCTTCTTGGTGCACGACGACGAGGACGGCACCGAGATCGCCAAGGTGGTGGACTTCGGCATCGCCAAGTTCACGGACGCGAGTCTCGGCGTGTCCAACGCCACGCGTACCGGCTCCGTTCTTGGCACGCCGTACTACATGAGCCCGGAGCAAGCGCGGGGGCTGCGCACCGTGGATCATCGTGCGGATCTGTGGTCTCTCGGCGTGATCGCCTACCGCTGCGTGACCGGAAGCTTGCCCTTCAAGGGTGAAGCCGTCGGCGACCTGCTGGTGAAGATCTGCACGGCGCCGCTGCCGGTACCGAGCCAAACGGTTCCCGAGCTGGCGGGTCCGTTCGATTCCTGGTTCGCTCACGCCCTCGGACGCGAACCAGAGGAGCGATTCCAGTCGGCGCGGGAGCTGGGGGAAGCGCTGACGCAAGCCGCGGGCTTGCCGCCCCGGGCGCCCATGCCGTCGGCCGTCGGCTTGGCGCTGGCCTCCGGGCCGCACCCGGCAATAACGCCGTCGGGTCCCAGCCACACGCCGCCCACGCTGATGGCCAGCCCCGCTCACACGGCGGCAGCGTTCACCCACAACGCAATCCCCACCAAGCGAGGCGCTCCGATTGGGCTGATTGCCGCTGCCGTCGCCGGCCTGTTGGTGATGGGTATCGTGGGTGTGCTCGTGCTCCGGGCCGTGACGGCGGAAGCCGCGCCAGAGCCCGCTGCCAGCACTGGCGCGCCGGAAGCCAGCGCCGTCACCACGCTGCGAACCTCCGAGCTGCCGAGCTCCTCGGCGCCCGATGTGAGCCCCACCGTCGCGGAGCCGCCGGCCTCGGCGTCCGCCGCTTCGGAGCCCGACCCGTCGACGAAGCCCGTCGCCAAGCCGGCGGTCAAACCAACGTCCAAGCCCACGGCCACGGCCAAGCCCACCGCCAAGCCCACGGCCACGGCCAAGCCCACCGTCACCGCCAAACCCACGGCCACGGCCAAGCCCACCAGCACTGGCAAGCCGCAGGGTGTGGATCTGGGCTACTGA
- a CDS encoding MerR family transcriptional regulator, which translates to MSDASKLPVKLYYRIGEVAEIVGVEPHVLRYWETEFRTIRPQKSRKGQRIYSRRDVEKLMRVKDLLYNHGFTIAGARKRLREGGAEPVAEGEARRQEAEKMRRALLDLRKDVVAMLGELER; encoded by the coding sequence GTGAGCGACGCATCCAAGCTGCCGGTCAAGCTCTACTATCGCATCGGCGAGGTCGCAGAGATCGTGGGCGTCGAGCCCCACGTGCTGCGCTATTGGGAGACGGAATTCCGCACCATCCGTCCCCAGAAGTCGCGCAAGGGGCAACGCATCTACTCCCGCCGTGACGTGGAGAAGCTGATGCGGGTCAAGGACCTGCTCTACAACCACGGCTTCACCATCGCTGGCGCCCGCAAGCGGCTCCGGGAAGGGGGCGCGGAACCCGTGGCCGAGGGAGAGGCGCGCCGCCAAGAAGCCGAGAAGATGCGGCGTGCCCTGCTGGACCTGCGCAAGGACGTCGTGGCCATGCTCGGCGAGCTCGAGCGCTGA
- a CDS encoding type II secretion system F family protein, which yields MAEFVWEARARTGELRKGTMEAEDEATVNARLRQQQLSPVKVKKKVAALSFQLGSGVGVKDLVTFTRLFATMIDAGLPLVQCLDILAGQQSNKVFAGVLKDVKNSVEQGASFSDALRRHPKVFDELFVNLVHAGEVGGILDTIMSRLSIYLEKRQKLVRQVRGALVYPSIVIVIAAGVMTVLLTFVIPAFERMFKDFGGGKDALPKLTQIIVALSHGFVSYLPFIAVAVIIATIAVVYTYRTPGGKRFFHQTILRLPLLGPVLRKIAVARFTRTLGTLLQSGVPILDALDICARTSGNVVIESGILHVRQRISEGRNMAEPLMEANVFPDMVVQMIAVGEQTGALDQMLSKIADFYEEETDIAVAALTSALEPILMVGVGGMVGVVLVAMYLPIFSLAGNIKAD from the coding sequence ATGGCTGAATTCGTTTGGGAAGCACGCGCCCGCACCGGCGAGCTGCGCAAGGGCACGATGGAGGCCGAGGACGAGGCCACCGTCAACGCGCGCCTGCGCCAGCAGCAACTTTCGCCGGTAAAGGTGAAGAAAAAGGTCGCTGCGCTCTCGTTCCAGCTCGGCAGCGGCGTGGGCGTCAAGGACCTGGTCACCTTCACCCGCCTGTTCGCCACCATGATCGACGCGGGTCTGCCCTTGGTGCAGTGCCTCGACATCTTGGCGGGCCAGCAGTCCAACAAGGTGTTCGCGGGCGTGCTGAAGGACGTGAAGAACTCCGTGGAGCAGGGCGCGAGCTTCTCCGACGCCCTCCGGCGGCACCCCAAGGTGTTCGACGAGCTGTTCGTCAACCTGGTCCACGCCGGCGAGGTGGGCGGCATCTTGGACACCATCATGAGCCGCCTGTCGATCTACCTGGAGAAGCGCCAGAAGTTGGTGCGCCAGGTCCGCGGCGCGCTGGTCTATCCCAGCATCGTGATCGTGATCGCTGCCGGCGTCATGACCGTGCTGCTCACCTTCGTCATCCCCGCCTTCGAGCGCATGTTCAAGGACTTCGGCGGTGGCAAGGACGCGCTGCCCAAGCTGACCCAGATCATCGTGGCGCTCTCCCACGGCTTCGTCTCCTACCTGCCGTTCATCGCGGTGGCGGTGATCATCGCCACCATCGCCGTCGTCTACACCTACCGCACACCCGGCGGAAAACGCTTCTTCCACCAGACCATCCTGCGCTTGCCGCTGCTCGGTCCGGTGCTCCGGAAGATCGCCGTGGCTCGCTTCACGCGCACGCTGGGCACGCTGCTCCAGTCCGGTGTTCCGATCTTGGACGCCCTCGACATCTGCGCTCGCACCAGCGGCAACGTCGTGATCGAGAGCGGCATCCTGCACGTGCGTCAGCGCATCAGTGAAGGCCGCAACATGGCCGAGCCGCTGATGGAGGCCAACGTCTTCCCCGACATGGTGGTGCAGATGATCGCGGTCGGCGAGCAGACCGGCGCGCTGGATCAGATGCTGAGCAAGATCGCCGACTTCTACGAAGAAGAAACGGACATCGCGGTGGCGGCCCTCACCAGCGCCCTGGAGCCCATCTTGATGGTGGGCGTGGGCGGCATGGTGGGCGTGGTGCTGGTGGCGATGTACCTGCCCATCTTCTCCCTGGCAGGCAACATCAAGGCCGACTGA
- a CDS encoding FHA domain-containing protein, whose product MWKLSIEDDQGNKTVVNLVRDEYSLGRAEDNTVRLTERNISRHHAYLQRNGSGWLIEDKQSYNGCFVNGVRVSDPQRLEHGDLVQVGDYRLEITDDAVAGAGPARAATVPAVPKSQMLLGQPDRLVMLVGPTPGAEFALAGERVVIGRGEECDVAINHSSVSRVHAEVHAVGDGRYELVDRESANGIRLNGVELQRGLIDARDTIELGDVVLKFIPAGQIYRPGADESQQINAVSRAAFERMTPTPGVERGPSSQGLPAGVKAVAAVFGLGLLVVLGIVAFRGGGAPEGGKEVAAATDGASKVLADAQELVKQGNLEAAHLKITQEIPEDSNARQSQEFRDIEARWADALFEQAANESDPAQKRAILERIAKSTSVDSVRRKRASTEVEKLEAGGVAVTDLPSAPEPTVKPDAATAKTASPLKGGIVRKDPFATGGTSTAKPPATASYPKPQPTTTAKAGGNGDVTSGDRSKLTAAKNGLKAKVASGKASDKEAAMLRALCRQLGDMSCAN is encoded by the coding sequence ATGTGGAAACTCTCCATCGAGGACGACCAGGGCAACAAGACGGTCGTCAATCTCGTTCGCGACGAGTACTCCCTCGGACGAGCGGAGGACAACACCGTCCGGCTGACGGAACGCAACATCTCGCGCCACCACGCCTACCTCCAGCGCAACGGATCCGGTTGGCTGATCGAGGACAAGCAGAGCTACAACGGCTGCTTCGTCAACGGCGTGCGCGTCAGTGATCCCCAACGCCTGGAGCACGGGGACCTGGTTCAGGTCGGCGACTATCGCCTCGAGATCACCGACGACGCGGTAGCGGGCGCCGGTCCCGCCCGCGCGGCGACGGTGCCCGCGGTGCCCAAGAGCCAGATGCTCCTGGGGCAACCGGACCGCCTGGTGATGTTGGTGGGCCCCACGCCCGGCGCGGAGTTCGCGCTGGCGGGGGAGCGCGTCGTGATCGGTCGCGGCGAAGAGTGCGACGTCGCCATCAACCACAGCTCCGTCAGCCGCGTACACGCGGAGGTGCATGCCGTCGGGGACGGTCGCTACGAGCTCGTGGATCGCGAAAGCGCGAACGGCATTCGGCTCAATGGCGTAGAGCTGCAGCGCGGCCTGATCGACGCCCGAGACACCATCGAGCTCGGCGACGTAGTGCTGAAGTTCATCCCCGCGGGCCAGATCTACCGCCCCGGCGCCGACGAGAGCCAGCAGATCAACGCCGTGAGCCGCGCGGCCTTCGAGCGCATGACCCCCACGCCGGGGGTGGAGCGGGGGCCGAGCAGCCAGGGTCTGCCGGCCGGCGTGAAGGCGGTCGCCGCGGTGTTCGGACTGGGCCTCCTGGTGGTGCTGGGCATCGTCGCCTTCCGCGGTGGCGGCGCGCCCGAAGGCGGCAAGGAAGTCGCCGCCGCCACCGATGGCGCCAGCAAGGTGCTCGCGGACGCACAAGAGCTGGTGAAGCAAGGCAACCTGGAAGCCGCCCACCTCAAGATCACTCAGGAGATCCCCGAGGACAGCAACGCGCGCCAGAGCCAGGAGTTCCGCGACATCGAGGCGCGTTGGGCCGACGCGCTCTTCGAGCAAGCGGCAAACGAGAGTGACCCCGCCCAGAAGCGAGCGATCCTCGAGCGCATCGCCAAGAGCACCAGCGTGGACTCGGTCCGCCGCAAGCGTGCCTCCACGGAGGTGGAGAAGCTGGAGGCGGGCGGCGTCGCCGTGACGGACCTGCCCAGCGCGCCAGAGCCCACGGTGAAACCAGATGCGGCCACCGCCAAGACGGCGAGCCCGCTCAAGGGCGGCATCGTGCGCAAGGATCCTTTTGCCACCGGCGGCACCAGCACCGCCAAACCGCCGGCCACCGCTTCCTACCCAAAGCCGCAACCCACGACCACGGCCAAGGCGGGCGGCAACGGGGACGTGACCAGCGGCGATCGCAGCAAGCTCACCGCAGCGAAGAACGGCCTCAAGGCCAAGGTCGCCAGTGGCAAGGCCAGCGACAAGGAAGCCGCCATGCTGCGCGCCCTGTGCCGGCAGCTGGGCGACATGTCCTGCGCCAACTGA
- a CDS encoding glycosyltransferase, with amino-acid sequence MEKLLVLAYFSVLLLLCGYGVHRAHLVILCARNRKKLLKAARSIVVAEEELPSVTVQLPLYNEATVVARLLDAAATIDYPRDRLEIQVLDDSSDETREMAEAKVRELRATGLDIVYVRRPNRVGYKAGALDFGLARAKGELIAIFDADFVPQPDFLRDVVGHFQDPNIGMVQTRWGHMNRDHSLLTSIQALMLDGHHMVENRARFGAGHMFNFSGTGGIWRREAISAAGGWQHDTLTEDLDLSYRAQLAGWRFVYRPDVLTPAELPEDMSAFRAQQFRWAKGTVQTARKLLSRVLRSRLTLGQRVEAFFHLTPHFAYPLMMLLSVLLLPALILMPATDIKTMLVIDLPLCVGATGSLATFYALAERAQGRSVWGAMRRLPALIALGAGLAPHLTRAVYEGLRTMSGEFVRTPKRGIVAGRYRQQAQLPMLEIGLALLSLASVVASLETHHWFATPFALLFTAGYTYVATLVVTEQAGRRKSAVVAPDRVSGVPGEESGELEAPSVARAA; translated from the coding sequence ATGGAAAAGCTGCTCGTTCTCGCCTACTTCTCCGTGCTCCTCCTGCTCTGTGGCTACGGCGTCCATCGCGCGCACTTGGTGATCCTGTGCGCTCGCAATCGCAAGAAGCTGCTCAAGGCCGCGCGTAGCATCGTCGTCGCGGAAGAGGAGCTTCCCAGCGTCACGGTGCAGTTGCCGCTGTACAACGAGGCCACCGTCGTCGCGCGGCTGCTGGATGCCGCCGCCACCATCGACTACCCGCGGGATCGTCTGGAGATCCAGGTGTTGGACGACTCCAGTGACGAAACCCGCGAGATGGCGGAAGCCAAGGTCCGGGAGCTGCGGGCCACCGGCCTCGACATCGTCTACGTGCGGCGCCCCAACCGGGTGGGCTACAAGGCCGGCGCTCTGGACTTCGGCTTGGCCCGTGCCAAGGGCGAGCTGATCGCCATCTTCGATGCGGACTTCGTGCCGCAGCCGGACTTCCTTCGGGACGTGGTCGGCCACTTCCAGGATCCGAACATCGGCATGGTGCAGACCCGCTGGGGTCACATGAATCGCGACCACAGCCTGCTCACCAGCATCCAGGCGCTGATGCTCGACGGTCACCACATGGTGGAGAACCGCGCGCGCTTCGGGGCCGGGCACATGTTCAACTTCTCCGGCACCGGTGGCATCTGGCGCCGGGAAGCGATTTCCGCCGCTGGTGGTTGGCAGCACGACACCCTCACGGAAGACTTGGATCTTTCGTATCGCGCGCAGCTCGCGGGCTGGCGCTTCGTGTACCGCCCGGACGTCCTCACGCCGGCGGAGCTGCCGGAAGACATGTCCGCCTTCCGCGCTCAGCAGTTCCGCTGGGCAAAGGGTACGGTGCAGACGGCGCGCAAGCTCTTGTCTCGGGTGCTCCGCTCTCGGCTCACCCTGGGCCAGCGCGTGGAGGCCTTCTTTCACCTCACGCCCCACTTCGCCTATCCGCTGATGATGCTCTTGAGCGTCCTGCTCCTGCCGGCGTTGATCCTGATGCCCGCTACGGACATCAAGACCATGCTCGTCATCGACTTGCCCTTGTGCGTGGGCGCCACGGGCTCTCTCGCCACCTTCTACGCCCTCGCGGAGCGCGCCCAGGGCCGCTCCGTCTGGGGGGCCATGCGCCGACTGCCCGCGCTCATCGCTCTCGGTGCCGGTCTCGCACCGCACCTCACCCGGGCGGTGTACGAAGGCCTCCGCACCATGTCGGGGGAGTTCGTTCGTACGCCCAAGCGTGGCATCGTCGCTGGTCGCTACCGTCAGCAAGCGCAGCTGCCCATGCTCGAGATCGGCCTCGCCCTGCTGTCGCTGGCCAGCGTGGTGGCCTCCCTCGAGACCCACCACTGGTTCGCCACGCCCTTCGCCCTGCTGTTCACCGCGGGCTACACCTACGTGGCCACGCTGGTGGTCACGGAGCAGGCCGGTCGTCGCAAGAGCGCCGTCGTCGCCCCGGATCGCGTCAGTGGCGTTCCAGGGGAGGAGAGCGGCGAGCTCGAAGCCCCGTCCGTCGCTCGCGCCGCCTGA
- a CDS encoding integration host factor subunit alpha, translated as MTKADIVQAVYTRLGGFSKKESADLVDLVFETMKETLGRGEKIKISGFGNFVLRDKRQRQGRNPQTGDPIVITERRVLNFKASQLLKQALNNEDGEGTPEGVPAVASEE; from the coding sequence ATGACGAAGGCCGATATCGTACAAGCGGTGTACACCCGGCTCGGGGGCTTCTCGAAGAAGGAGTCCGCAGATCTCGTGGATCTCGTGTTCGAGACCATGAAAGAGACCCTGGGGCGGGGAGAAAAGATAAAGATCTCGGGGTTTGGCAACTTCGTGCTGCGGGACAAGCGGCAGCGCCAGGGTCGCAATCCCCAGACGGGCGACCCCATCGTCATCACCGAGCGTCGGGTGCTGAACTTCAAGGCCAGCCAGCTGCTCAAGCAAGCGCTGAACAACGAGGACGGCGAGGGCACCCCCGAAGGCGTGCCGGCGGTCGCCAGCGAGGAGTAG
- a CDS encoding two-component sensor histidine kinase, whose product MTRIAPVAVRLGIPDSLAGAPLPRRLAWITGARLAFLTAALALIGFLFLRNGFSIDSFTVRMALVTLAVSFALTGGYAAVLRSGKHIELLADAQLVFDQLTWTVVVYLSGGASSGATSFYGLSCLVGAVYTGLRGAGIAGAAGAGAFGGLILALRQGWLAPPPDQPRALYQISSSELSYYIAVNLLMLVVVTLLAGYLAERLRLTGGQLAQAEERAEQAERMAALGRLAAGLAHEIRNPLGSIAGSIQLLRDSPALNDEDRQLCEIVQREAARLNDLVTDMMDLSRPRVPSLTQVDAAAVVRDVVELAAKSGRAVSDVQVSYSGVEHAPVLADAAQLRQLVWNLVRNAVQASSAGDDVDVSISLVDDDVVLEVADQGIGIDADARERLFDAFFTTRSHGTGVGLAVVKRIADDHGFVVEVESEHGRGARFRVHLGRLAVNAGA is encoded by the coding sequence CTGACGAGGATCGCCCCCGTGGCGGTACGACTCGGAATTCCGGACTCCCTCGCTGGCGCGCCGCTGCCGCGGCGCCTGGCCTGGATCACGGGTGCCCGGCTGGCGTTCCTGACGGCGGCGCTGGCGCTGATCGGCTTCCTGTTCCTGCGCAACGGGTTCTCGATCGACTCCTTCACCGTACGCATGGCGCTGGTGACGCTGGCGGTGTCCTTCGCGCTGACCGGCGGCTACGCGGCGGTGCTGCGCTCGGGCAAGCACATCGAGCTCTTGGCGGACGCGCAGCTGGTGTTCGACCAGCTCACCTGGACGGTGGTGGTGTACCTGTCCGGCGGCGCTTCCAGCGGAGCGACGTCGTTCTATGGACTCAGCTGTCTGGTCGGCGCGGTGTACACGGGGCTCCGCGGCGCGGGCATCGCGGGCGCGGCTGGGGCCGGGGCGTTCGGCGGTTTGATCTTGGCGCTGCGCCAAGGCTGGCTGGCGCCGCCACCGGATCAGCCGCGGGCGCTGTATCAGATCTCCTCCAGCGAGCTTTCCTATTACATCGCCGTCAACCTGCTGATGCTGGTGGTGGTCACGCTGCTCGCGGGCTACCTCGCCGAGCGCTTGCGGCTGACGGGGGGTCAGCTGGCTCAGGCGGAAGAGCGTGCGGAGCAGGCTGAGCGCATGGCGGCCCTCGGACGGCTGGCCGCGGGGCTCGCCCACGAGATCCGAAACCCCTTGGGCTCCATCGCGGGCTCCATCCAGCTGCTGCGCGACAGCCCCGCGCTCAACGACGAAGATCGCCAGCTGTGCGAGATCGTGCAACGGGAGGCCGCGCGCTTGAACGATCTGGTGACGGACATGATGGATCTGTCCCGGCCGCGCGTGCCGAGCCTCACCCAAGTGGACGCCGCGGCGGTGGTGCGCGACGTGGTCGAGCTGGCGGCGAAGTCGGGCCGCGCCGTGTCCGACGTGCAGGTGAGCTACTCCGGCGTCGAGCACGCGCCGGTGCTGGCGGACGCCGCCCAGCTGCGTCAGCTGGTGTGGAACCTGGTCCGCAACGCCGTGCAGGCATCGAGCGCGGGGGATGACGTCGACGTCTCGATCTCTCTCGTGGACGACGATGTCGTGCTCGAGGTCGCGGACCAGGGTATCGGCATCGACGCGGACGCGCGGGAACGCCTGTTCGACGCGTTCTTCACCACCCGCTCCCACGGTACCGGCGTGGGGCTGGCGGTGGTCAAGCGCATCGCCGACGATCATGGCTTCGTGGTGGAGGTCGAGAGCGAGCACGGCCGGGGCGCACGCTTCCGCGTCCACCTCGGTCGGCTGGCCGTGAACGCTGGTGCGTGA